In a single window of the Acetivibrio clariflavus DSM 19732 genome:
- a CDS encoding InlB B-repeat-containing protein codes for MLDFSDTKYGSLGLSAETTVDVGDFLAFFTGDFGDDNAQDLAYGEITAITVNKDGTTTITYKEIKEDQLMSAMDLYDETQLSETELKEALNKNKDEIQEIIEAQLMESDFFDDAGKYLAEIALKTDEVREIFGDNLTLVDCTLTYVDGTPLGADELKLMGNIIDKEQDGKKPKVSVSISTKTSHFDPKIVGSGVRVEVAVNYKFKIQKKGNNNIMEVELTAFFEQEFTFGFNVSGGAVWKWKWKIIPYIADYRLTGNLDIGTYTGLGITATAKLKEDKEPWGMPWPNSAREAAATKKIFSLSKSIKELMEDIETVLPEEEATASGGLAEKYARFMEDANEEWVDLVSVSILDLRSAVDPLHVLAFGLQVDFVVSANLNVAIGMTFQYENFKRHSFTLLVLSKSGENESIDLSTNGYQFDFYVMGTIGIRAGVRVKVTAGLFSTKLAAIGLQFETGAYARMWGYFYYHLENWKENGVWQKNSSYSGALLIEIGAYLDVKFIAEALNGKYSYTPSIYTKEWPLWSAGQRENVYDFAYEDGLTFNILNVDTYTVPKTVFDMYWMDLKTGETEDNVKNFDSNTSPSGDDEAYFAVDLTNSAFSYNPVNNQIKVNTSSGELVQSCEMKITWKGAPLSRSSEVLTRTIKLNWNNEANAGTIAFDSNGGSAAPMIRLLAGTALSGKMPAAPTRYGYTFAGWYTDKELNNSFTAAAMPKGNTTLYAKWTPDTVGYIVEHYQKALNGQYVLTETDKAMTGKVGEQTAALAKSYTGFTAQPVKQQTIVPDGTTRVSIYYDRNLYDLKFLFDNGSNDVILKVPFGSDIVWPSNPTKEGYTFAGWNADIPETMPANALIFTAQWTARTDIPYTVKHYKQSLNADYMLEKADRMSGTAGQLTNAQAKTYTGFTAKKFDQKIVQPDGSTVVELYYDRNINELSWNLNGGNPLSGTYTNGDVMYGTSIELPDTPTRDGYTFQGWYKDAELNKLLEDNATMPDVTLTLYAKWKPNQYTITFDSNGGSYVAAITQDCGTEVEAPANPTKEGYTFVGWMKDNEIVLVPTVMPAGDITLIAKWEAKKYTITFNSNGGSYVAPITQDYGNEVEAPADPTREGYTFVGWMEDNEIVSVPTIMPARDITLIAEWEINQYTITFDSNGGSYVAPITQDYGTEVEAPANPTREGYTFAGWKLEGENYTITVMSGKNITLVAEWTAHTNIPYTVEHYREELDGSYPLTPSEKEDLTGSTGAMINAVPKGTAGFTFDSDANGTISSGVILPDGSLVLKLYYKRNSYNVTWDADGGNLDTSGATTGSVKYGADITRPSNNPTKTGHTFNGWLGYTENMTMPAKDITFRADWTVNRYTITFDSNGGSPVEAITQDYGTEVKAPTAPTKSGYRFVGWQLNGENYTFTTMPAENITLVAVWSNIPIYTVSFDANGGTVETTSKTVFAGSSYGELPIPEYGSQFFLGWFTAESGGTKVTDTTVVELDTDHTLYARWSATGFTGSVHPDVTIYVAGIKVTTENMNDILGDGSGSVQFDPNSTEFTGSGYISNAGKLYLNNATISGISTVKTFYLNINATIYAPHSMTIVNTGSSTVINPFDDLSTDTDVYGIYISGYLNIEGSGTLTATSGQGGAQYNCGIRVGVSGAHLKIYGVKVEAFAGTAGNNGRSYGVCVGILEMEYKVFLNPGTLEAHGYDSAVYCGDPDFPYRDFTTVVNTYIGGMDYDGSDAESVTQTEEYQYRNYKYILATVQ; via the coding sequence ATGTTGGACTTTTCAGACACAAAATATGGGAGCTTGGGACTTAGTGCCGAGACTACTGTAGATGTGGGCGACTTTTTAGCGTTTTTTACCGGTGATTTTGGAGATGATAACGCACAGGATCTGGCATACGGTGAAATTACGGCAATCACTGTCAATAAAGACGGTACTACTACTATTACTTATAAAGAGATAAAAGAAGATCAGCTAATGTCTGCCATGGATTTGTATGACGAAACACAACTTAGCGAAACTGAACTTAAGGAAGCGCTTAATAAAAACAAGGATGAAATACAAGAAATTATTGAAGCTCAGCTTATGGAGAGCGACTTCTTTGATGATGCCGGTAAATATCTGGCAGAAATAGCACTTAAAACCGACGAGGTTAGGGAGATCTTTGGAGATAATTTGACTTTAGTCGACTGTACTCTTACCTATGTAGACGGTACGCCTTTAGGCGCAGATGAACTGAAACTGATGGGCAATATCATTGACAAGGAACAGGACGGCAAAAAGCCGAAGGTTTCAGTCAGTATATCAACCAAAACATCCCATTTTGATCCGAAAATTGTCGGTTCCGGTGTACGTGTTGAAGTTGCTGTGAACTATAAATTCAAGATTCAGAAAAAAGGCAACAATAATATTATGGAGGTTGAACTGACTGCTTTCTTCGAGCAGGAGTTCACTTTCGGTTTCAATGTAAGTGGTGGTGCAGTTTGGAAATGGAAGTGGAAAATTATCCCTTATATTGCCGATTATCGTCTGACCGGTAACCTGGACATCGGCACATATACCGGTCTTGGTATAACAGCCACTGCCAAGCTGAAAGAGGACAAAGAGCCTTGGGGCATGCCGTGGCCCAATAGTGCCAGGGAAGCTGCTGCAACCAAAAAAATCTTTAGCTTAAGTAAGTCTATTAAGGAACTGATGGAAGATATTGAGACTGTTCTTCCTGAAGAGGAAGCTACCGCCAGTGGCGGACTGGCAGAGAAGTATGCACGGTTTATGGAGGATGCCAATGAGGAGTGGGTGGATCTGGTTTCTGTCAGCATTTTAGACCTGCGCAGTGCAGTGGATCCTCTGCATGTCCTTGCTTTTGGACTTCAGGTTGATTTCGTAGTCTCTGCAAACCTGAATGTGGCTATCGGAATGACCTTCCAATACGAGAACTTCAAGCGGCATTCTTTTACATTGCTTGTATTAAGCAAGAGTGGGGAAAATGAAAGTATCGATTTGTCCACCAACGGTTATCAGTTTGATTTCTATGTTATGGGAACCATCGGTATCAGAGCCGGTGTGCGGGTAAAGGTCACAGCAGGGCTCTTCAGTACAAAACTGGCTGCCATCGGATTGCAGTTTGAAACAGGAGCCTATGCCCGGATGTGGGGTTACTTCTATTATCATCTGGAGAACTGGAAGGAAAATGGGGTATGGCAGAAGAATAGCAGCTATTCCGGTGCACTTCTTATTGAAATCGGTGCTTATCTGGATGTGAAGTTCATTGCTGAAGCCCTGAACGGCAAATACTCCTACACTCCATCCATCTATACAAAAGAATGGCCTTTATGGTCGGCAGGACAACGGGAAAATGTCTATGACTTTGCCTATGAAGACGGTCTGACCTTCAATATTTTGAATGTCGATACCTATACCGTCCCCAAAACTGTCTTCGATATGTATTGGATGGATCTCAAGACCGGAGAGACAGAGGACAATGTCAAAAACTTCGACAGCAATACTTCGCCAAGCGGAGATGATGAAGCTTACTTTGCCGTAGATCTGACAAATTCGGCCTTCAGCTATAACCCTGTCAACAATCAGATTAAAGTAAACACTTCGTCAGGTGAATTGGTTCAGAGCTGTGAAATGAAGATTACATGGAAAGGTGCGCCTCTGTCCAGGTCCTCCGAGGTGCTTACAAGAACCATCAAGCTTAACTGGAATAATGAGGCGAATGCCGGAACCATTGCCTTTGACTCCAATGGAGGCTCAGCAGCTCCAATGATCCGATTACTTGCAGGAACAGCACTTAGCGGCAAAATGCCAGCAGCACCTACCCGTTACGGTTATACTTTTGCCGGATGGTATACCGATAAAGAGTTAAACAATTCCTTTACAGCAGCTGCCATGCCTAAAGGTAATACTACACTGTACGCCAAGTGGACACCGGACACTGTGGGCTATATTGTGGAGCATTATCAGAAGGCCTTGAACGGTCAGTATGTGTTGACAGAGACCGACAAGGCTATGACAGGCAAGGTGGGCGAACAGACAGCAGCTTTAGCTAAGTCCTATACCGGCTTTACAGCGCAGCCTGTGAAGCAGCAAACTATTGTTCCCGACGGTACAACCCGCGTTTCAATATACTATGACCGGAACTTGTACGATTTGAAATTCTTGTTTGACAACGGCAGTAATGATGTTATATTAAAGGTGCCTTTTGGCTCAGACATTGTATGGCCATCCAATCCTACCAAAGAAGGCTATACTTTTGCCGGGTGGAATGCGGATATCCCTGAAACTATGCCGGCGAATGCCTTGATCTTTACTGCTCAATGGACGGCAAGGACGGATATACCTTATACGGTGAAGCATTATAAACAAAGCTTGAATGCAGATTATATGCTGGAAAAGGCCGATAGAATGAGCGGTACTGCAGGACAGCTAACTAATGCCCAAGCCAAAACTTATACCGGCTTTACAGCAAAGAAATTTGACCAAAAAATTGTTCAGCCTGACGGAAGTACTGTTGTAGAGTTATATTATGACCGTAATATCAATGAACTGTCATGGAACTTAAATGGCGGAAATCCTTTGTCGGGAACGTATACCAACGGTGATGTGATGTACGGCACTTCTATTGAATTGCCTGATACACCTACCCGTGACGGCTATACCTTCCAGGGATGGTATAAGGATGCGGAACTGAATAAGCTACTCGAGGACAATGCTACAATGCCCGATGTGACGCTTACTCTCTATGCCAAGTGGAAGCCGAATCAGTACACCATAACCTTTGACAGCAACGGCGGAAGTTATGTAGCGGCTATTACACAGGATTGCGGTACCGAAGTGGAAGCACCCGCTAACCCAACCAAAGAAGGCTATACCTTTGTCGGCTGGATGAAGGACAATGAGATAGTTTTGGTACCAACCGTCATGCCGGCAGGAGATATCACTCTTATTGCCAAATGGGAAGCGAAAAAATATACCATAACCTTTAACAGCAACGGCGGAAGTTATGTGGCACCAATTACACAGGATTACGGTAATGAGGTGGAAGCACCAGCTGACCCAACCAGAGAAGGCTATACCTTTGTTGGCTGGATGGAGGACAATGAGATAGTTTCAGTACCAACCATCATGCCTGCAAGAGACATCACTCTGATTGCTGAATGGGAAATTAATCAGTATACCATAACCTTTGACAGTAACGGAGGAAGTTATGTGGCACCAATTACACAGGATTACGGTACCGAAGTGGAAGCGCCTGCCAACCCAACCAGAGAAGGCTATACCTTTGCCGGTTGGAAATTGGAGGGAGAAAATTATACAATTACTGTAATGTCCGGTAAAAATATTACCCTCGTGGCAGAGTGGACAGCTCACACCAATATACCGTACACCGTGGAACATTATAGGGAGGAACTGGACGGAAGTTATCCATTAACACCAAGTGAGAAAGAGGATTTGACGGGCAGCACCGGAGCTATGATTAATGCTGTTCCAAAGGGAACTGCCGGCTTTACCTTCGATTCCGACGCTAACGGTACAATTTCCTCCGGAGTAATTTTGCCGGATGGCAGTTTAGTGCTAAAACTATACTATAAACGAAACAGTTATAATGTAACATGGGACGCAGACGGTGGCAATTTGGACACCAGCGGTGCAACTACAGGCAGTGTGAAGTATGGTGCGGATATTACCCGACCTTCGAATAATCCTACCAAGACAGGACATACCTTTAACGGATGGTTAGGTTATACCGAAAATATGACCATGCCGGCAAAAGATATTACTTTTAGAGCTGATTGGACAGTCAACCGGTATACCATAACCTTTGACAGTAACGGAGGCAGTCCTGTTGAAGCCATCACACAGGATTACGGTACAGAAGTAAAAGCACCGACAGCGCCGACCAAATCAGGTTATAGATTTGTAGGATGGCAGCTAAACGGAGAGAATTATACCTTTACTACCATGCCTGCAGAAAACATCACGCTAGTGGCTGTATGGTCCAATATACCTATTTATACAGTAAGTTTTGATGCTAACGGCGGTACTGTTGAAACAACCTCTAAAACTGTTTTTGCCGGCAGCTCATACGGTGAACTTCCGATTCCTGAATATGGGAGTCAATTCTTCCTTGGTTGGTTTACGGCAGAAAGCGGCGGAACTAAAGTTACCGACACAACGGTTGTAGAGCTTGACACCGACCACACCCTGTATGCCCGCTGGTCAGCCACAGGCTTTACCGGAAGTGTTCATCCGGATGTGACAATCTATGTTGCCGGAATAAAAGTAACGACAGAGAATATGAACGATATTCTTGGCGATGGTTCCGGAAGTGTGCAATTTGATCCCAATTCAACAGAATTTACCGGAAGCGGATATATTTCTAATGCCGGTAAGCTGTATCTTAACAATGCAACGATATCGGGAATAAGTACTGTTAAAACCTTTTACCTAAATATCAATGCAACCATTTACGCTCCACACAGCATGACCATTGTTAACACAGGTAGCAGTACTGTGATAAACCCATTTGACGATCTTTCTACAGATACCGACGTTTACGGTATCTATATATCCGGTTATTTGAACATTGAAGGTTCAGGTACTCTGACCGCAACCAGCGGACAAGGTGGAGCCCAATATAACTGCGGTATTCGAGTTGGAGTTTCGGGAGCTCACTTAAAAATTTACGGAGTCAAAGTAGAAGCCTTTGCAGGTACTGCCGGAAATAATGGCAGGAGCTATGGTGTTTGTGTCGGTATTCTAGAAATGGAATATAAGGTGTTTCTAAACCCAGGTACTTTGGAGGCTCATGGATATGATAGCGCGGTATATTGCGGTGATCCGGATTTTCCTTATAGAGACTTCACTACAGTGGTTAATACCTATATTGGCGGTATGGACTATGATGGTTCTGACGCAGAATCTGTAACACAGACCGAAGAATATCAGTATCGGAACTACAAGTATATATTGGCTACAGTTCAGTAA
- a CDS encoding S8 family peptidase: MKGFGVLKHDFCRKDDHMKRLLFFAAILTAILFTVPSYADEYQPVRIAVIDTGISTAAISERNLDRGHNYIIPNAATEDTVGHGTAVAAIIAGSETAGVTGLCPEAVLVPLVYYSKNRNDMAVKGDLPMLAQIIRDAVEIYNCRIINISSGAKVDTPALWDAVAWAEQRGVLVVSCAGNDGNSTVYFPGAFSTVLCAGTVNIAEDGPALFSNCHSGVDLLAPGIRLKTTNIKGESVTVNGTTYSTAWVTGAAALMLTHDPSLTPYRLRQLLCSTARDICSEGYDEESGWGIVDLNAAMAKLQAEKEKTLPFHDVAQDAYYRDAVEWALKNGITGGTTSTTFSPDMTCTRAQTVTFLWRAAGCPEPRITRNSFGDVTENDYFYKAVLWASERGITSGTSDTTFSPYIPCSEAEIITFLWRAKNRPDAAGKSVVASNLGEHYYTDAVAWADTHGLFNAARTDFDPKKESPRAHIVVYLYRSMNAGF, from the coding sequence ATGAAAGGATTCGGTGTTCTTAAGCATGATTTTTGCAGAAAGGATGATCACATGAAGCGACTTCTATTTTTTGCAGCAATATTGACAGCCATACTTTTTACCGTACCTTCTTATGCTGACGAGTATCAACCGGTGCGGATTGCCGTCATTGACACCGGAATTTCCACCGCAGCAATTAGCGAAAGGAATCTGGACAGGGGACATAACTATATCATACCCAACGCTGCCACCGAAGATACCGTAGGCCATGGCACTGCCGTTGCGGCTATCATCGCCGGCAGCGAAACGGCAGGAGTTACCGGCCTTTGTCCCGAAGCTGTGCTGGTTCCCCTGGTTTATTACAGCAAGAACAGGAATGATATGGCGGTCAAGGGCGATCTGCCCATGCTGGCACAGATTATCCGGGATGCGGTTGAGATTTACAACTGCCGCATTATTAATATCAGTTCGGGAGCAAAAGTAGATACACCGGCCCTTTGGGATGCGGTGGCCTGGGCGGAACAACGCGGAGTACTGGTAGTTTCCTGTGCCGGGAATGACGGCAACAGTACGGTCTATTTCCCCGGTGCTTTTTCCACTGTCCTTTGTGCCGGAACCGTTAACATTGCCGAGGATGGTCCTGCCCTCTTTTCCAACTGTCACAGCGGTGTGGATTTACTGGCACCCGGTATAAGGCTAAAAACGACCAATATCAAAGGAGAATCAGTGACGGTAAACGGCACCACCTACTCTACAGCCTGGGTGACCGGTGCAGCAGCTTTAATGCTTACACACGACCCTTCTTTAACTCCCTATCGGCTTCGTCAGCTTTTGTGCAGTACTGCCCGGGACATTTGCTCTGAAGGTTATGATGAGGAATCGGGCTGGGGGATTGTGGATCTAAATGCGGCAATGGCAAAATTACAGGCTGAAAAAGAAAAAACTCTGCCCTTTCATGATGTGGCACAGGATGCCTATTACCGGGATGCAGTGGAATGGGCGTTGAAGAATGGTATAACCGGTGGCACAACCTCAACCACCTTTTCTCCGGATATGACCTGCACCCGTGCCCAGACGGTTACTTTCCTTTGGAGGGCTGCAGGATGCCCGGAACCGAGAATTACAAGGAATTCCTTCGGTGATGTGACTGAAAACGACTATTTTTATAAAGCTGTACTTTGGGCTTCAGAAAGGGGAATTACTTCCGGAACATCGGATACAACCTTTAGTCCATATATTCCTTGCAGTGAGGCGGAGATTATTACCTTTTTATGGCGAGCGAAGAATCGCCCTGATGCAGCAGGGAAAAGTGTAGTGGCATCGAATCTGGGGGAACATTATTACACCGATGCGGTGGCCTGGGCAGACACCCATGGGTTATTTAACGCTGCCAGAACTGACTTTGATCCGAAAAAAGAGTCACCTCGGGCCCATATTGTAGTTTACCTTTATCGCAGTATGAATGCCGGATTTTGA
- a CDS encoding S-layer homology domain-containing protein, whose protein sequence is MKKRFISVFLLVAMLFTMLPMEVFAVLNESMKTSVNTVQEKINFENPFADVKEGSWYYDAVQYSRINGFFSGTGANTFDPDGTMTRGMFVTVLGQMAGVDQDAYKGQSAFSDVTADAYYATFVAWASKHGIAAGVGNGKFDPDGLVTREQMAVFFVCYFEKFGVDFDTGANITTVPADLDTVSPWAREMVLKLWNTGLLAGDGTNFNPKANASRAQAATLCMTTDKAVKTWYSEPGIPSGRISIDPKKEQNSEAPDASNDDSGSEGNSGNSGSQTNTGGSDRESNTGGGSGSISKDNYYKVTFVTDSTRENKVYKKGTLLSTMPVPVQLPGKVFLGWYYDAEKTKPVTGSDKLSNNITLYANFTDAVALDEGGIPNFVSALDQEPGFTVSLKKSNGAPVPGIDFKFRNITAPEKTPEGSVSEEDMANIESVKVEGDKGVWVVSAAKGGFTPGHTYQIELLKDDVIYYDSAEAFNDLKEINSKYDISMVRFFNFSIEKDGTMNLKLSGGIKYIPVGELSEADGLGLMEYAGLYLASTDKQGNTTYTESNGSGSFTYNGSEDIQVGDTVAVYSGTKPTERKPEKGTKDKTDNGDVAYVKIVSIDSSTYYYEAAEAEDVLFTPDVLPIDVDNGD, encoded by the coding sequence ATGAAAAAACGATTTATATCTGTTTTCCTTCTGGTGGCAATGTTGTTCACAATGCTTCCTATGGAGGTATTTGCTGTATTGAACGAAAGTATGAAAACAAGCGTCAATACAGTTCAGGAGAAAATAAACTTTGAAAATCCCTTTGCGGATGTTAAGGAAGGCAGCTGGTACTATGATGCGGTGCAGTATTCACGCATCAACGGGTTCTTTAGCGGTACCGGAGCAAACACCTTTGACCCCGACGGGACGATGACTCGAGGTATGTTTGTCACTGTACTGGGACAAATGGCCGGTGTGGATCAGGATGCATACAAGGGGCAGTCTGCTTTCAGTGATGTAACTGCAGATGCTTACTATGCCACTTTTGTAGCATGGGCATCGAAGCACGGCATCGCTGCCGGTGTCGGAAACGGCAAATTTGACCCCGATGGTCTGGTCACTCGGGAACAAATGGCTGTTTTTTTTGTATGTTACTTTGAAAAGTTTGGAGTGGATTTTGATACCGGAGCCAATATCACAACTGTCCCGGCTGATTTAGACACTGTTTCGCCCTGGGCACGGGAAATGGTTTTAAAGCTCTGGAACACCGGACTTTTGGCAGGAGACGGTACAAACTTTAATCCTAAAGCCAATGCAAGCCGTGCGCAGGCCGCCACACTTTGTATGACTACCGATAAGGCAGTGAAGACTTGGTACAGTGAGCCAGGAATTCCATCCGGAAGAATTAGTATCGATCCGAAAAAAGAACAGAATTCCGAGGCACCTGATGCTTCCAACGATGATTCCGGCAGTGAAGGCAATAGCGGAAATTCCGGAAGCCAAACAAACACTGGCGGTTCCGACCGTGAAAGCAATACAGGCGGCGGTTCCGGCAGTATAAGCAAGGACAATTATTACAAAGTAACTTTTGTGACTGATTCAACTAGAGAAAATAAGGTATATAAAAAGGGAACTTTGCTTAGCACCATGCCTGTTCCAGTTCAGCTTCCCGGTAAGGTTTTTCTGGGCTGGTATTATGATGCAGAAAAAACCAAACCGGTAACCGGCAGCGATAAGCTGAGCAATAATATAACACTTTACGCAAATTTCACTGATGCTGTTGCTTTGGATGAAGGCGGTATACCTAACTTTGTCAGTGCATTGGATCAGGAACCCGGTTTTACCGTATCATTGAAAAAGAGCAATGGTGCACCGGTTCCAGGGATAGATTTCAAATTCCGCAACATTACTGCTCCCGAAAAAACGCCTGAAGGGTCGGTTTCAGAGGAAGACATGGCCAATATCGAGAGCGTCAAGGTTGAAGGGGATAAAGGAGTATGGGTTGTCTCGGCAGCAAAAGGAGGATTTACTCCGGGACATACTTATCAGATTGAGCTTCTGAAGGATGATGTAATTTATTATGACAGCGCAGAGGCTTTTAATGATTTGAAAGAAATCAACAGCAAATATGATATTTCCATGGTACGTTTCTTTAACTTCAGCATCGAAAAGGACGGAACCATGAATCTGAAACTTAGTGGAGGCATCAAGTATATTCCTGTGGGTGAGTTGAGTGAAGCCGATGGTTTGGGACTGATGGAATATGCCGGTCTGTATCTGGCCAGCACCGATAAGCAGGGTAACACCACCTATACCGAAAGCAATGGCAGCGGCAGTTTTACATACAACGGATCCGAAGATATACAGGTGGGTGACACTGTTGCCGTTTATTCCGGTACTAAACCTACAGAACGTAAGCCTGAAAAGGGTACTAAAGACAAAACCGATAACGGTGATGTTGCTTATGTGAAAATTGTTAGTATTGATAGCAGTACCTATTATTATGAAGCTGCTGAAGCTGAAGATGTTCTTTTCACACCGGATGTGCTGCCCATTGATGTGGATAACGGTGACTGA
- a CDS encoding expansin EXLX1 family cellulose-binding protein, whose translation MNFKKIRLFTAILIIAAQVLSYNFISSAQLQVGDVNGDNNVDSIDFALMKSFILKIINTLPAEDSLLAGDLDGDGSINSIDCALMKQYLLGMIKVFPKTQSPAPTPTNTPLPEYSEPYPGWDKIRSGYATYTGSGYVGGIALLDPIPEDMEIVAVNKPDFNCYGVQAALAGAYLEVTGPKGTTVVYVTDCYTEAPEGALDLCGISCDKIGDTNVPGGKIDVTWRIIPAPITGNFIYRILPASSKWWFAIQVRNHKYPVMKMEYFKDGEWVDIPKDRCNYFVINNLDTSNLKIRITDIRGKVVTDIIDPIPDNLMNGCFIQGNVQFPD comes from the coding sequence ATGAATTTTAAAAAAATCAGGCTTTTCACTGCCATTTTAATTATAGCTGCTCAAGTTTTATCCTATAATTTTATCTCTTCCGCCCAACTTCAAGTTGGAGATGTCAATGGAGACAATAATGTGGATAGTATTGACTTTGCATTGATGAAAAGCTTTATATTGAAAATTATCAATACTCTTCCTGCCGAAGATTCCCTTTTGGCAGGTGACTTGGACGGAGACGGTTCTATAAACAGCATTGACTGTGCTTTAATGAAACAATATCTTCTCGGAATGATCAAAGTTTTTCCCAAAACTCAATCTCCAGCACCTACACCGACAAATACACCATTGCCTGAATACAGCGAGCCATATCCCGGATGGGATAAAATACGCTCAGGGTATGCCACTTATACCGGTTCAGGATATGTAGGCGGAATTGCCCTTTTAGATCCAATTCCTGAAGATATGGAAATTGTGGCCGTTAACAAACCCGATTTTAATTGTTACGGTGTACAGGCCGCTCTAGCCGGTGCATATTTGGAGGTAACAGGGCCTAAAGGTACCACAGTTGTCTATGTAACCGATTGCTATACGGAAGCCCCGGAAGGTGCTTTGGACCTTTGCGGAATTTCCTGTGATAAAATAGGCGATACAAATGTTCCCGGAGGTAAAATTGATGTAACATGGCGTATTATACCTGCTCCCATCACCGGAAATTTTATATACCGAATCTTGCCGGCCAGTTCAAAATGGTGGTTTGCCATACAAGTAAGAAATCACAAATATCCTGTAATGAAAATGGAATACTTTAAAGACGGCGAATGGGTCGACATTCCCAAGGACCGCTGCAACTATTTTGTGATAAATAATTTGGATACTTCCAACCTTAAAATCAGAATTACCGATATCCGCGGCAAGGTTGTAACCGATATTATAGACCCTATTCCCGACAATCTCATGAATGGCTGTTTTATCCAGGGCAATGTTCAATTTCCGGATTAA
- a CDS encoding LytR/AlgR family response regulator transcription factor, with translation MLQIALCDDNITDLFNMLELLNEYKSSKHMNFEYAVFTNGFELISSLNKGKQYDIYCLDIVMPGFTGIDAANEIRSFDKTAPILFFTSSTEFALESYSVKAINYVLKPISKEKLFSTFDQLFEQIEAQKKEDAIIVKSNDGIQKVFISNIVYVEVIGRNVLYHLISGKVIECTESFSTACNKLQKYGCFLKTHRSYLVNMQYINTIENHQVILQTLASVPIAQGKAKDVKQQYLNYQMEEE, from the coding sequence ATGCTTCAAATTGCACTTTGCGACGACAATATTACCGATTTATTCAATATGCTCGAACTCTTAAACGAATATAAATCATCAAAGCATATGAACTTTGAATACGCAGTTTTTACCAACGGATTTGAGCTGATTTCTTCTTTAAATAAAGGAAAGCAGTATGACATATATTGCTTAGATATTGTGATGCCGGGTTTTACAGGTATTGATGCAGCAAATGAAATTCGTAGTTTTGATAAAACTGCTCCCATATTATTTTTCACCTCATCCACTGAATTTGCTTTGGAAAGTTATTCGGTGAAAGCCATCAACTATGTACTGAAACCCATCTCAAAGGAAAAGCTGTTCTCTACCTTTGATCAGCTTTTTGAACAGATAGAGGCACAAAAAAAAGAGGATGCAATTATTGTAAAGAGCAATGACGGCATTCAAAAAGTATTTATTTCAAATATTGTATATGTAGAGGTTATCGGAAGAAATGTTTTGTATCATTTAATTTCCGGAAAGGTAATCGAATGCACCGAGTCTTTTTCCACTGCTTGCAATAAACTGCAGAAATATGGGTGCTTTCTGAAAACTCATCGCTCCTATCTTGTCAATATGCAATATATAAATACTATAGAAAACCATCAGGTTATTTTACAGACCCTTGCCTCTGTTCCCATTGCCCAGGGAAAAGCAAAGGATGTTAAGCAACAGTATCTAAACTACCAAATGGAGGAAGAATAA